A part of Lagopus muta isolate bLagMut1 chromosome 26, bLagMut1 primary, whole genome shotgun sequence genomic DNA contains:
- the ABHD17A gene encoding alpha/beta hydrolase domain-containing protein 17A, translating into MNGLSISQLCCLFCCPPCPSRIAAKLAFLPPEPTYAVVPEPEPIGSTSTGSLRGGAAGRWKLHLKDRADFQYSQRELDNIEVFVTKSSRGNRIGCMYVRCVPGARYTVLFSHGNAVDLGQMSSFYIGLGTRINCNIFSYDYSGYGASTGKPSERNLYSDIDAAWQALRTRYGISPENIILYGQSIGTVPTVDLASRYECAAIVLHSPLTSGMRVAFPETKKTYWFDAFPNIEKISKITSPVLIIHGTEDEVIDFSHGLALFERCPKAVEPLWVDGAGHNDIELYSQYLERLRKFISQELASQRN; encoded by the exons ATGAACGGGCTGTCGatcagccagctctgctgcctcttctgctgccctccctgccccagccGCATCGCCGCCAAGCTGGCCTTCCTCCCCCCAGAGCCAACCTACGCCGTGGTCCCCGAGCCGGAGCCCATCGGCAGCACCAGCACCGGATCCCTCCGAGGCGGCGCTGCGGGGAGGTGGAAGCTGCATTTGAAGGACCGGGCGGATTTCCAGTACTCCCAACGAGAGCTGGACAACATCGAGGTGTTTGTCACCAAAAGCAGCCGAGGGAACCGCATCGGCTGCATGTACGTCCGCTGTGTGCCAGGAGCCAG GTACACGGTGCTCTTCTCCCACGGCAACGCAGTGGACCTGGGCCAGATGAGCAGCTTCTACATCGGGCTGGGCACGCGCATCAACTGCAACATCTTCTCCTATGACTACTCGGGCTACGGCGCCAGCACGGGGAAACCCTCCGAGAGGAACCTCTACTCCGACATCGACGCGGCGTGGCAGGCGCTGCGGACGCG GTATGGGATCAGCCCGGAGAACATCATTTTGTATGGACAGAGCATTGGCACAGTGCCCACCGTTGACCTGGCGTCCCGCTATGAGTGCGCTGCCATCGTGCTCCACTCCCCGCTCACCTCCGGCATGAGAGTCGCCTTCCCTGAGACCAAGAAGACCTACTGGTTTGATGCCTTCCCCAA CATTGAGAAGATCTCCAAAATCACCTCTCCTGTCCTCATCATCCATGGCACCGAGGATGAAGTCATCGACTTCTCCCACGGCCTGGCTCTCTTTGAACGCTGTCCCAAAGCCGTGGAGCCACTGTGGGTGGATGGGGCCGGGCACAATGACATTGAACTCTACAGCCAGTACCTCGAGCGCCTTCGGAAATTCATCTCCCAGGAGCTGGCCAGCCAACGCAATTAG